The following coding sequences are from one Rutidosis leptorrhynchoides isolate AG116_Rl617_1_P2 chromosome 11, CSIRO_AGI_Rlap_v1, whole genome shotgun sequence window:
- the LOC139875426 gene encoding uncharacterized protein yields the protein MKKLLKTFPTLTVPIDGEILYLYISLANETFGSVLIAEREKIQKPMYFVSKALTGSEINYAPIEKFVYALILTSRRLALWAVELGAYQISYLPRSAVKGQVMADYLAEISGELEVNERIALKLVMGETWDLSTDGASCAEGAGVGLVLASLSGEEHTYALRFNFDVTNNEAEYEALLAGLNIARKMNITKLRAFTDSQLVANQFNGSYEVHDSSMHKYLQLLKELAERFEYFELAQVPRSQNKKADALSKLDALTFSHF from the exons ATGAAGAAGTTGTTGAAAACTTTTCCTACATTAACAGTGCCAATTGATGGCGAAATTCTCTATCTTTATATATCACTGGCAAATGAAACTTTTGGCTCAGTTTTAATTGCGGAAAGGGAGAAGATACAAAAGCCTATGTATTTTGTCAGTAAAGCTCTTACAgggagtgaaataaactatgcgccgattgagAAGTTTGTGTACGCGCTTATTCTAACGTCGCGAAG actcgcgTTATGGGCagtagaattaggtgcttatcaaatatcttatCTTCCGCGAAGTGCTGTAAAGGGCCAGgttatggcggattatctcgcAGAAATATCTGGAGAGTTGGAGGTGAATGAGCGAATAGCATTAAAACTGGTAATGGGTGAAACTTGGGATTTATCTACTGATGGTGCTTCATGTGCAGAGGGCGCAGGTGTGGGTTTGGTCTTAGCAAGCCTAAGTGGTGAAGAGCATACGTATGCATTGCGTTTTAATTTTGATGTCACAaataatgaagcagagtatgaagcATTACTTGCTGGTTTAAATATCGCACGAAAAATGAATATCACTAAGTTACGGGCATTTACAGATTCACagttagtagcgaatcagtttaatggTTCCTATGAAGTGCATGATTCTTCAATGCATAAGTATTTACAGTTATTAAAAGAATTGGCGGAACGTTTTGAGTATtttgaactcgcgcaagtgccaagaagtcaaaataagaaggcggatgctttGAGTAAATTAGATGCTCTAACATTTTCGCACTTTTAA